Proteins from one Pseudomonas grandcourensis genomic window:
- a CDS encoding GNAT family N-acetyltransferase, translating to MSVEIQLSENATDAERLGILSPLLAHNLSNGGDDAHETFALLLRDPDSNEVIGGLYGKVSYQWLLIDLVSVPESMRGQGIGERLMRMAEDIAKKKNCTGIWLETFSFQAPGFYQKLGYSEFGRLADYPPGHTRLYFQKLLR from the coding sequence ATGTCTGTGGAAATCCAGCTTTCGGAAAATGCGACTGATGCAGAGCGTCTAGGAATTTTGAGTCCATTACTGGCCCATAACCTTTCCAACGGTGGGGACGACGCCCATGAGACATTTGCCCTGTTGCTACGCGACCCTGACAGTAACGAAGTTATAGGCGGGCTGTACGGCAAGGTCTCCTATCAATGGCTGCTCATTGATCTTGTCAGCGTTCCCGAGTCGATGCGTGGCCAAGGTATCGGAGAACGGCTAATGCGCATGGCCGAAGATATCGCCAAGAAAAAGAACTGCACTGGCATCTGGCTGGAGACCTTCAGCTTTCAGGCACCAGGCTTTTATCAAAAACTGGGCTATAGCGAATTCGGACGCCTGGCAGACTATCCACCGGGACATACGCGGCTCTATTTTCAGAAGCTCTTGCGCTGA
- a CDS encoding nitrilase-related carbon-nitrogen hydrolase, with the protein MNILLAQLPIADAQLEINLSNMLSMIRNAPIDTDLIVFPETTLSGFPTKDEIGTVGLTTRGKPIRLIQEAARNSNTAIAFGFCEVADGRAYNTALLVDGSGRIALKYRKTHLWPDTDWGVFDAGSQYAVCEIASLRVGMLICYDIEFPETARSLALLDADLILVLDGNMDPYGPVHRRAVITRATENQCFAVLVNRIGEGKGLSFAGESVAVDPFGNVLVESTDGHPVSVTLDRRRIEESRKSYRYLRDRRATPLGVERTSSEDGVANTVSVIPG; encoded by the coding sequence ATGAACATTTTGCTGGCACAACTGCCCATCGCGGACGCACAGCTCGAGATCAACCTGAGCAACATGCTGTCAATGATCCGCAATGCTCCGATCGATACGGATTTAATCGTGTTTCCGGAAACGACGCTCTCAGGTTTTCCAACCAAGGATGAGATTGGCACCGTTGGGCTGACGACCCGTGGCAAGCCCATCCGACTCATTCAGGAGGCGGCACGCAATAGCAATACCGCCATCGCTTTCGGTTTTTGCGAGGTGGCTGACGGGCGGGCGTATAACACCGCGTTGCTGGTCGATGGATCGGGGCGCATTGCTCTCAAATACCGCAAGACTCATCTCTGGCCCGATACGGACTGGGGCGTTTTCGATGCCGGCTCGCAGTACGCGGTGTGTGAAATTGCCTCGTTACGCGTGGGCATGCTCATTTGCTACGACATCGAGTTTCCGGAGACTGCCCGCTCGCTGGCCCTGTTGGACGCCGACCTCATCCTGGTGCTGGACGGCAATATGGACCCCTACGGCCCGGTACACCGTCGCGCCGTGATCACCCGCGCCACGGAAAACCAATGTTTTGCCGTTCTGGTGAACCGGATTGGTGAAGGCAAGGGCCTGTCGTTTGCTGGCGAGAGTGTCGCCGTTGATCCGTTTGGAAACGTGTTGGTCGAGTCCACCGACGGACATCCTGTCAGCGTCACGCTGGACCGCAGGAGGATTGAAGAAAGCCGAAAAAGTTATCGCTATTTACGCGACCGACGTGCCACTCCACTGGGCGTCGAACGGACCTCTAGCGAAGACGGCGTTGCCAACACAGTCAGCGTCATTCCGGGGTAA
- a CDS encoding M24 family metallopeptidase: MTIERMNYPDGYFPVDEYEGRWKKVEDEMRRQGYELAIVWGKTAGHYERAMETLWLTNFWSEHSGQEPDSPIWNARGFCCVILEPGKKPELHADVATVRRRMVRCGDYFFSDDPISSVAKALNARKPHRSVVFVGSDNLPMKYARQLAEQTPGIQFEYDDNLIRRCRRIKSPRELDMFREAGQMVSSALYRVCDSLYAGKTAAEAAAEGAYELTRRGGGWLRIPVNFGNDEDSQFFERDPMYGYSMGAPSKGDMVRTWIYGPTHQGYWLDPGRSLVCGGKPTSEQRSLLIDSYAITEAVMNSVKHGARVLDVVGEAERVQARVAEEEDLAAKQWPYFGHGNGSMWEHPIINRDSVTADDIFEEGMVASGESFMTRKGVGSVGWEQNFIVTRTGIELLTTTPVFWF, encoded by the coding sequence ATGACAATCGAAAGAATGAATTACCCTGACGGTTATTTTCCAGTGGATGAATATGAGGGTCGCTGGAAAAAAGTGGAAGATGAAATGCGCCGGCAGGGTTATGAGCTGGCCATTGTCTGGGGAAAGACAGCCGGCCATTATGAGCGGGCCATGGAAACACTTTGGCTGACCAACTTCTGGTCGGAACACTCTGGCCAGGAACCGGATTCTCCAATCTGGAACGCACGAGGTTTCTGCTGTGTGATATTGGAGCCTGGAAAGAAACCTGAACTGCATGCCGACGTGGCGACAGTGCGTCGTCGTATGGTGCGCTGCGGCGATTATTTCTTCAGTGACGACCCGATCAGCAGCGTCGCCAAGGCTCTGAACGCGCGCAAGCCGCATCGCAGCGTCGTGTTCGTCGGGTCCGATAATCTGCCGATGAAGTACGCCAGGCAGCTCGCGGAACAGACGCCGGGTATCCAGTTCGAGTATGACGATAACTTGATCCGCCGTTGCCGCCGGATCAAGAGCCCGCGAGAGCTGGACATGTTTCGCGAAGCGGGGCAGATGGTCTCCAGCGCCTTGTACCGCGTGTGCGACAGCCTTTACGCGGGCAAGACTGCAGCCGAGGCGGCGGCAGAGGGCGCTTATGAACTTACGCGTCGCGGGGGAGGCTGGCTGCGGATTCCAGTGAACTTCGGCAACGACGAGGACAGTCAGTTCTTCGAGCGTGACCCCATGTACGGGTATTCCATGGGCGCGCCGAGCAAGGGCGATATGGTCAGGACCTGGATCTATGGGCCCACGCATCAAGGGTACTGGCTCGACCCCGGACGCTCGCTGGTCTGCGGCGGCAAGCCCACCTCGGAGCAGCGCTCGCTGCTGATCGACTCTTACGCCATCACGGAGGCGGTGATGAACTCCGTGAAACACGGCGCCCGGGTGCTCGACGTGGTGGGCGAGGCCGAACGTGTGCAGGCACGGGTGGCCGAAGAAGAGGATCTGGCCGCCAAGCAATGGCCGTACTTTGGCCACGGCAACGGCTCCATGTGGGAACACCCGATCATCAACCGGGACTCGGTCACGGCAGATGATATTTTCGAAGAGGGGATGGTCGCCTCCGGGGAGTCCTTCATGACGCGAAAAGGTGTCGGCAGCGTTGGGTGGGAGCAGAACTTTATCGTCACCCGGACCGGAATCGAGTTGCTGACGACGACCCCCGTTTTCTGGTTCTGA